From Stigmatopora nigra isolate UIUO_SnigA chromosome 17, RoL_Snig_1.1, whole genome shotgun sequence, a single genomic window includes:
- the esm1 gene encoding endothelial cell-specific molecule 1, which produces MSLLLLTVLSSLLVHGVQAWGSGIKYAVNCPDRCDAERCGRTTGCARTVMDDCGCCPVCSAGRGEHCYRTVSGMHGVKCGPGLFCEFYKDEDDYGDEYGVCKDCHYGTYGMECRKTCSCKGGLCDRETGACLTLQFITKLASLLKTEPQGEEEGSGEVQDSAPNIPNAPRQLNPR; this is translated from the exons ATGTCTCTGCTGCTCCTCACGGTGTTGTCTTCATTGCTGGTCCACGGTGTCCAAGCGTGGGGATCCGGGATCAAGTACGCAGTTAACTGTCCGGACAGGTGCGACGCGGAGCGATGCGGTCGCACGACCGGTTGCGCGCGCACTGTGATGGACGATTGCGGATGCTGCCCGGTGTGCAGCGCCGGTAGAGGGGAGCACTGTTACCGCACCGTGTCTGGCATGCACGGCGTCAAGTGTGGACCGGGCCTCTTTTGCGAGTTCTATAAAGATGAGGATGACTACGGAGATGAATATGGCGTTTGCAAAG aCTGCCACTATGGCACCTACGGCATGGAATGCCGCAAAACATGCAGCTGCAAAGGTGGCCTGTGCGACAGGGAGACAGGGGCTTGTCTAACCCTTCAATTCATCACTAAACTGGCCAGTCTTCTCAAGACAGAGCCTCAAGGTGAAGAGGAAGGCTCTGGAGAAGTTCAGGATTCAGCACCAAACATCCCCAATGCACCCAGGCAACTTAACCCACGCTGA